GTGTCCTTTATTAGTTGTTAATCATCATCAGTcttaatcatcatcatcggggTAATTACACCTGGAGCAACCTcctaataaacaaataaattggtcaaattaataatattgtatttaatcattttattttattaatcaaAATGACATATAGTACTGGAAGAAATGTAGTGGAAAATATTGATGTTAAATATGTAATACATACCTGGTGGCCAAGAGGCGGCCAAAATCTGGCCAAGGCTCAGCAGGATTACGATCAAGAGCATCAGAATTTTTTGAACGATAGAATTTAACTGACCGATTCTGGGTTTCTGTATTTATTAAGCAGATTAATTCTTAATCTTAATCTTTTGAACTTTGACTGCAAGGTATACGAAACAAGTATCTAGGAACAATTTTTCAGAGTTCTTTACTCTAGGatgaaatttaattgtattcaGGATCCATGTATTTTTGTGCTGGTTATAGGTaatatgataatattaaatcaaCTTTAAGCTTTTTATTAAACTTTATTCAGTGCTTTGATCTTCATGTTTGTATAGCTATTAGTGTACATTTATATAAACTGTATGCAGTGTCCCCCATTAGTTGTCATCGTCCTAATCACATTCCCCACGGTGGCAAAGGGTGCAAGGACCTATtaggtataaataaatgtatatggtaaaattaataatattgtaattaatcattttattctaataaatttaattagataTAGTACTAGAAGAAATGTAggggaaaatattaattatgaaaTACATATGTACGTGGAGGCCAACGGCCGGCCAAAAGCTGGCCAAGGCTCAGCAGAACTTTCAATGTAACCATTCTGAACGATGGAAAATAACTAAACgattccgaattttaaatatattgttgaatTATAGTGGATGGGACAAATGCGTAATCTCTTAAACTTTGACGATGTATTCCAAGGTCAATGACCATATTTGCGGTGGGTTATCAAAAAGGTTATTGAGCAATCTGCCATCAGATCTGTGCATTTTGGTCCtgggtttaaataaatagcatAATATCAACAACTTTGAGCTTTTTATAGAACTTTATTCACTGCTTTGATATTTATGTTTGTATAGCTATTTGTGTACATATATGTAAGCTTTTGGCAGTGTCCTCcattagtttttaagaaaatcatcATCAGTAATCTTCATATTCATCGGGTTCACACCAGGTGCAACCTcctaataaacaaataaattgattaatattgATATTACATAGGTATACTACTGTAAGAAATGTAggggaaaatattaatattaattatgaaaTACATACTTGGAGGCCAAGGAGCAGCCAAAAGCTGACCAAGGCTCAGCAGGATTACGATCAAGAGCATCAGAACTTTCAATGTAACCATTCTGAGCGATAGAAAATAACTAAACTATGccaaattttgaatatattGTGGTTGGTACAAATTCGTAATCTCTTAAACTTTGacgatgtatgtatgtattacCCTGTATACGCCGGCATTTATAATCCGGTGGGTTATCAATAAGGTTCCAGCACAGATGCAAATCTCCTTCAATAGGGCAATGGACTGGATGAACAGGAAAGgtattgtattttgtttttactttaacatttttttaaaagctgTTACTCTACTTTCCAGAACTTGCGAAACATATtcaatgtttattatttaaccattcactctttttaattttttttttaaacttctaTCACTTTGGCTCTAGCCAAAATGGCTAGTTACTCATTTCTCTGGCATCACTGGTGTAACGTTGAGTTTCGGTTTTTAGCCACATCCCGTCTACGGTCACACTAAATTGGCACCATATATTTattggcaaaataaaacaaataaatacgaCGAGGCTGCAAATAAGGGGTTTACCTGGTACCGGCGATACGAAGAGACCGCTCCTGCCGACCCCCAAGCaccccggccacgccccctgcccGCCCGCCGTGCATCGCCGAAGGATGTCCGCTGTGGAGCCCGAGGTGCTGCAGAAAATCGATCTGATTGAGCCCACAAccggaaaattgtttttcgagCACAAGACGGAGCTGCTTTTCTGCCGGCCACATCTGATGCCGCTGAAGACGCAGGCGCTGGAACGTCTGGAGGAAATGCATCGGGACACCGCCCGGCAATTGCAGAAGAAGCGCCACCAGCAGAAGTCCACGGAGCCCACTGGCTCGCTATGAACTATAGTCCTTAGTTTCGAAATCACAGTCGTCACAAGCACACCCACTGAAAAGCACAAGAAGCACACTTAGAGCACTGCAGCAGTAGGATTAGGATTGGGATTTGGCAGCATGGCCTACCTACTGACCTTCGGCATTGTGGCCGCCCTATTCCTGGCCAGCATCTCACTGTACCGCTATGGAAACATACCACGTCAGCACATCCTGGTCACCTTGTCCGTGCTGACCGCCTGGTGCTTCTCCTTCCTGATTGTATTCACCATTCCGCTGGACGTGACATCGGTGAGTTGAGATGTGGAGCTCTAAAGCTGCTATACTATACTTTGTATACTTCTGACCACTTAACCATATGGTGTAATTTTAAACACCCTTGCAGTCCTGTGACATTCGATCCTGGTATTTCCGTTTTCTATTAGGGttgtttttaacttaatagtctaacgtaaaatacaattttcaataGCAACATACATATTGCTAAGTAATTATATACGctaaattataataacaacCGATTCAGAGTCCCCATTAGggtgaaattattttaaaacacgttttaatcatttaaaagAGGGGTTTTTTAAGTAAACATTTCCAAGACAacacaattttatatataaaatattttttatttgtcaatACGATATGTAGTTGTGGTTTAAGCAAAACTCATTCTTTTGTTTCTAGAGTGAGAacagaatttaattattttttatctaaagCCCCTAGACATTGATTCCTGCATTGATTTTGGTTTGGAACTTCTTATCTTTGAATGAATCACCTTTAAACTAGAACAAAGCATGCAAAAGTCTCCAAGGCGTTGGAATTGTGGTTCTGGGAATACTCTTTCtcactagagccctgcatgaatggattcaattaactattttcaattttttgttttatatgaatgaattaattagaattttgagtttaatagaattgaatgaatttgaattttgagtttaatagaatggaatgaatgaatggcatgaattccgaaataattcaaacaacaatttcttttgaagaagaaagggccactattttgtgattaaatctgcctgaattttttttactgagcagttaaaaatgttctactttttgttctcaaaagatagcacagaaaaaatctggcaaattcaaaatattcataaaaatgtttcattcattcattcaattcgaaatgaattagaaaaacattcaaataatttcacatagaattgaattaaacaaatcagaaattttatggcatactatgataaatccaaaattgaatgattcacgcagggctctagttaGAATTGTGGTTCTGGGAATACTATTTCTCATTTTATAGCTACATAAAaaccaacatattttttaatggctaACGGATATGAATAACTAAATTGTATTATATACATTTCAGACCCTTTACCGTCAGTGCGAAGAGGAGCACCGACCGACGCCAGCCCCAAATGCGACCAATTCGTCGGCGGCCACTACTTTGGCCCCGCCGTCGCAGTGCCAGGAGCCGTGGGGCATGGTCCCAGCCTCGGTGTTCCCCAACCTGTGGCGCATTATCTACTGGAGCTCGCAGTTCCTCACCTGGTTGATCATGCCGCTGATGCAGTCGTACCTCAAGGCAGGCGACTTTACGGTCAAGGGCAAACTCAAGTCGGCGCTCATCGAGAATGCCATCTACTACG
This portion of the Drosophila takahashii strain IR98-3 E-12201 chromosome 3R, DtakHiC1v2, whole genome shotgun sequence genome encodes:
- the BBIP1 gene encoding BBSome-interacting protein 1; translation: MSAVEPEVLQKIDLIEPTTGKLFFEHKTELLFCRPHLMPLKTQALERLEEMHRDTARQLQKKRHQQKSTEPTGSL